The following are encoded together in the Pseudoalteromonas shioyasakiensis genome:
- a CDS encoding DUF494 family protein, producing the protein MFDILMYLFENYIHSEAEIFTEENELTDELVRAGFNKPEIYKALDWLEQLADLQQSDIYPYLNAQPQHAMRIYTDSECQMLSVECRGFLMFIEQIGVINTVTREMVIDRLCALDKPFISLEDLKWVVLMVLFNVPGSEQAYAQMEDLIFDEPADVLH; encoded by the coding sequence ATGTTTGACATCCTCATGTATCTTTTTGAAAACTATATCCATAGTGAAGCTGAAATCTTTACTGAAGAGAACGAACTTACCGATGAGTTAGTTCGTGCTGGCTTCAATAAACCTGAAATCTACAAAGCACTTGATTGGCTAGAGCAACTTGCTGACTTACAACAAAGCGATATCTACCCGTACCTTAATGCCCAGCCACAACATGCCATGCGTATTTACACTGATAGTGAATGCCAAATGTTAAGTGTAGAGTGTCGCGGCTTTTTAATGTTTATCGAGCAAATTGGCGTGATTAACACCGTAACCCGCGAAATGGTGATAGATAGACTTTGTGCTCTAGATAAACCATTTATTTCTTTGGAAGATCTAAAGTGGGTGGTGCTTATGGTGTTATTTAATGTACCAGGGTCAGAGCAAGCTTACGCACAAATGGAAGACTTAATATTTGACGAGCCAGCTGATGTATTACACTAA
- a CDS encoding DNA topoisomerase family protein — protein MSKIDHSLFSADKHALEKEYEVCPKCGSELVMRNSKSGPFLGCASYPKCDFIRPLAHHDSQQIKVLEDSACPECGKPLVIKNGRYGMFIGCTGYPECHYIAHDEEPDDAPQLPACPKCKKGQLVARNNKFGKTFYSCDGYPRCKYTLNHKPVATECPACQWPIMTEKKTASGVVLQCPQKSCMHKLVES, from the coding sequence ATGAGTAAAATCGACCATTCTCTTTTTTCTGCAGATAAGCATGCACTCGAAAAAGAGTATGAGGTTTGCCCTAAATGCGGTTCTGAATTGGTTATGCGCAACTCAAAGTCAGGGCCGTTCTTAGGCTGTGCCAGTTACCCTAAATGTGACTTCATCCGCCCATTAGCTCATCACGATAGCCAACAAATAAAGGTGCTCGAAGACAGTGCCTGCCCAGAGTGTGGTAAGCCATTGGTAATAAAAAATGGCCGCTACGGTATGTTTATTGGGTGTACGGGCTATCCTGAGTGCCACTATATTGCTCATGACGAAGAGCCTGACGATGCCCCTCAATTACCTGCTTGCCCTAAATGCAAAAAAGGCCAGCTGGTTGCGCGTAATAATAAGTTTGGCAAAACCTTTTATTCTTGTGATGGCTATCCGCGTTGTAAATATACGCTTAATCACAAACCTGTGGCGACTGAGTGCCCGGCCTGCCAGTGGCCAATTATGACCGAAAAGAAAACCGCTTCAGGTGTTGTGTTACAATGCCCGCAGAAGTCGTGTATGCATAAGTTAGTCGAATCTTAA
- a CDS encoding L-threonylcarbamoyladenylate synthase: MSDPVAQPANAIDALQQGGVIVYPTEAVFGLGCDPDNQAAVEKLLAIKQRPVEKGLILIADNYGQLLKYVDDAKIPMDKRADIFSQWPGAITWVMPAAKETPKWLTGQFDTIAVRVTDHPTVKALCQQFGKPLVSTSANLSGQETVMTIAQAKSEFADTVDFYVDEPLGGNSQPSVIKDAATGKVFRG; the protein is encoded by the coding sequence TTGTCTGATCCTGTTGCACAACCAGCCAATGCAATTGACGCTTTGCAGCAAGGCGGTGTGATTGTTTACCCAACCGAAGCTGTTTTTGGTCTTGGTTGCGATCCTGATAACCAAGCTGCGGTTGAAAAGCTTTTAGCCATCAAACAACGTCCTGTAGAAAAAGGCTTAATATTAATTGCTGACAATTATGGCCAGTTATTAAAGTATGTAGATGATGCCAAAATCCCGATGGATAAACGTGCTGATATCTTTTCACAATGGCCAGGTGCTATCACTTGGGTGATGCCAGCAGCAAAAGAAACGCCAAAGTGGCTAACAGGTCAGTTTGATACTATTGCGGTACGTGTTACTGATCATCCAACGGTAAAAGCCCTGTGTCAGCAATTTGGTAAGCCGTTGGTTTCAACAAGTGCAAACTTAAGCGGTCAAGAAACGGTAATGACTATCGCACAAGCGAAAAGCGAATTTGCAGACACAGTAGATTTTTATGTTGATGAGCCGTTAGGTGGCAACAGCCAACCAAGTGTGATCAAAGATGCAGCGACCGGTAAAGTATTTAGAGGATAA
- the hemF gene encoding oxygen-dependent coproporphyrinogen oxidase: protein MQSELLEQVKTYLMALQDTICQGLENADGKAKFVEDNWQRAEGGGGRTRVIQGGNVIEQGGVNYSHVFGASMPASATAHRPELAGRSFHACGVSLVIHPNNPHIPTSHANVRFFIAEKEGEEPIWWFGGGFDLTPYYPVFEDVQHWHQVASDLCQPFGAEVYDKYKNWCDDYFYLKHRSETRGVGGLFFDDLNELGFEQSFAFMQAVGNGYLDAYLPIIERRKDTPITEQQRDFQLYRRGRYVEFNLVWDRGTLFGLQTGGRTESILMSMPPLARWEYNYVPAADSPEAKLYQYYLRPQDWLNSKESDLVARQWQL from the coding sequence ATGCAAAGCGAGCTACTCGAACAAGTTAAAACCTATTTAATGGCCTTACAAGATACAATTTGTCAGGGCCTTGAAAATGCTGACGGCAAAGCAAAATTTGTTGAAGACAATTGGCAACGTGCAGAAGGCGGTGGTGGCCGTACTCGTGTTATCCAAGGTGGAAATGTCATCGAACAGGGTGGGGTAAACTACTCGCATGTATTTGGTGCTTCAATGCCTGCATCAGCAACAGCCCATCGTCCAGAGCTCGCTGGTCGTAGTTTTCATGCATGTGGTGTGTCATTAGTGATCCACCCTAATAATCCACATATTCCAACTAGCCATGCCAATGTGCGTTTCTTTATTGCCGAAAAAGAAGGCGAAGAGCCAATTTGGTGGTTTGGTGGTGGTTTTGATTTAACACCTTATTACCCTGTTTTTGAAGATGTACAACATTGGCATCAGGTGGCTAGCGATTTATGTCAGCCATTCGGCGCAGAGGTTTACGACAAATATAAAAACTGGTGTGATGATTACTTTTATTTAAAACATCGCAGCGAAACCCGTGGTGTTGGTGGCTTATTCTTTGATGATTTAAATGAGTTAGGCTTTGAACAAAGCTTTGCCTTTATGCAGGCAGTAGGAAATGGCTATTTAGATGCTTACCTTCCTATAATTGAGCGCCGTAAAGACACGCCAATAACCGAACAGCAACGTGACTTTCAATTGTATCGTCGTGGTCGTTATGTTGAGTTTAATCTTGTTTGGGATCGCGGCACATTATTTGGCTTACAAACAGGTGGACGTACTGAGTCTATTTTAATGTCGATGCCACCATTAGCACGTTGGGAGTATAATTATGTACCTGCTGCAGATAGCCCAGAAGCTAAGCTGTATCAGTACTATTTACGCCCGCAAGATTGGTTAAATAGCAAAGAGTCTGATTTAGTTGCACGCCAATGGCAGCTTTAA
- a CDS encoding methyl-accepting chemotaxis protein, with the protein MKSIQFKIYALLALTGVLVLFASIFSSAQQQHELARDTVESNIKLLADNYFDSINTMMLTGTMANREILSTKLRSHPNIEDAHIIRSPIVNKIYGPGNANQVATNDAERKALTGTEALFIDNQNSTMTYLKPMFARSDYKGTNCLGCHQAQEGDVLGVVKISYSLADIEQEVSQNTLMNTLLLAAIFISAFSLLAVMFRKIFIKRLKVISHTMHLATTNKDLSLTVDDSNNDELSSLATSFNHMIGAFKDNIAQVSHSSKVLIHSAESIYASADATEQAILKQKQGTDSVAAAINELESSSSEVKNTTHFASEKSEHSNQLAQQSLHVAEHTEQSINQLAADVRAAAEQVSQLQTQTLDVGKVLEVISSIAEQTNLLALNAAIEAARAGEAGRGFAVVADEVRTLATRTHDSTDEIRRTIDKLQSEAAQTVNTMNNSCEEADERAVQVKQVAKALRDISSQMSEINQLNVQIADATEQQNLAAEEINQSVIAISDNAEHSLVDAHENQKVSEELLSLARSLDEQVRRFKLS; encoded by the coding sequence ATGAAGTCTATCCAATTTAAAATTTATGCCTTGTTAGCACTAACAGGGGTATTGGTATTATTTGCCAGTATATTTAGTAGTGCCCAACAACAACATGAATTAGCACGAGATACCGTTGAAAGTAACATAAAACTGCTTGCCGATAATTACTTCGATTCTATTAATACCATGATGCTGACAGGCACGATGGCTAATCGCGAAATTCTAAGTACTAAATTAAGAAGCCATCCTAATATTGAAGATGCCCATATCATTCGTAGTCCAATCGTTAATAAAATTTATGGGCCAGGAAATGCCAACCAAGTTGCGACTAACGATGCTGAGCGAAAAGCACTAACAGGCACTGAAGCACTATTTATTGATAATCAAAATAGTACGATGACTTATCTAAAACCTATGTTTGCTCGCAGTGACTATAAAGGAACAAACTGTTTAGGCTGCCATCAAGCACAAGAAGGCGATGTGTTAGGTGTAGTAAAAATTAGTTACTCTCTGGCTGATATTGAGCAAGAGGTATCGCAAAACACCTTAATGAACACGCTACTATTAGCGGCCATTTTCATTTCGGCTTTCTCACTACTAGCAGTGATGTTTAGAAAAATTTTCATCAAACGCTTAAAAGTCATTAGCCATACCATGCACTTGGCAACCACCAATAAAGATTTAAGCCTCACGGTAGACGACAGTAATAATGACGAGCTTAGCTCTCTTGCCACCAGCTTTAATCACATGATAGGCGCATTTAAAGATAATATTGCCCAAGTTTCTCATTCTTCTAAGGTATTGATCCACTCTGCCGAAAGCATCTATGCCTCAGCGGATGCTACCGAGCAAGCGATCTTAAAGCAAAAGCAAGGGACAGATTCGGTTGCTGCCGCCATCAACGAACTAGAAAGCTCATCAAGTGAAGTAAAAAACACCACCCATTTTGCGTCTGAGAAGTCAGAGCACAGTAATCAACTTGCGCAGCAAAGCTTACATGTTGCTGAGCACACTGAGCAAAGTATTAATCAACTTGCGGCAGATGTTAGAGCAGCTGCCGAGCAAGTAAGTCAACTGCAAACCCAAACGTTAGACGTTGGTAAAGTACTCGAGGTGATAAGTAGCATTGCCGAGCAAACAAACTTACTTGCACTTAATGCTGCCATTGAGGCGGCTCGTGCTGGTGAAGCTGGCCGAGGTTTTGCTGTGGTAGCCGATGAAGTACGTACTTTAGCGACCCGCACCCATGACTCAACCGACGAAATTCGCCGCACTATCGATAAACTGCAAAGTGAAGCAGCACAAACCGTTAATACCATGAATAACTCTTGCGAAGAAGCAGACGAAAGAGCTGTGCAAGTTAAGCAAGTTGCTAAAGCTCTACGTGATATTTCTTCACAAATGAGCGAAATAAACCAGCTTAACGTGCAAATTGCTGATGCCACTGAACAGCAAAACCTTGCGGCTGAAGAAATTAACCAAAGCGTTATAGCAATTAGTGACAATGCCGAGCACTCATTAGTCGACGCCCATGAAAACCAAAAAGTCAGTGAAGAGCTGTTGTCGTTAGCTCGTTCACTAGATGAGCAAGTAAGACGCTTTAAATTAAGCTAA
- a CDS encoding group II truncated hemoglobin — translation MIKRLFSKSKPTPETPTPEKTPYEIIGGEAGARAIANRFYDIMATDEYAKPLYDMHPQPLDRIRQVFFEFLSGWLGGPDLFVEKYGHPMLRKRHMPFPIDQDLRDQWMHCMNKTLDIEIDNPLLREGLRQSLSQLASHMINQN, via the coding sequence ATGATTAAACGACTTTTTTCTAAATCGAAACCAACGCCTGAAACGCCTACCCCAGAAAAAACACCTTACGAAATTATTGGCGGTGAAGCAGGAGCTCGAGCAATTGCAAATCGATTTTACGACATAATGGCCACAGATGAATACGCCAAACCATTATATGATATGCATCCTCAGCCTTTGGATAGAATTCGCCAAGTATTCTTTGAATTTTTATCGGGCTGGCTGGGCGGCCCTGACCTATTCGTTGAAAAATATGGTCACCCAATGCTAAGAAAGCGTCACATGCCTTTCCCTATTGATCAAGACTTACGTGACCAATGGATGCATTGTATGAATAAAACGCTTGATATCGAGATTGATAACCCACTACTTCGCGAAGGGTTAAGACAATCGTTATCGCAACTCGCCAGCCATATGATCAATCAAAACTAA
- the aroE gene encoding shikimate dehydrogenase has translation MDKYAVFGNPIKHSKSPAIHAQFAASLNEQIQYSAILAPTDAFEKTVAEFFAAGGKGANVTLPFKELAFAMVDELTEQAKIAGAVNTIKQLEDGSLLGDNTDGVGLVKDLLANNVTLKGQRVLLIGAGGAARGVIQPLLNEHIESLTIANRTAEKAKALASHFNGEIDVQGFALNDIPANNYDVVINSTSSSVTGDLPGIAEECVAKCQCAYDMFYANDDTAFISWVKSINTTCLTLDGCGMLVGQAAQAYFVWRNKMPEIIPVVTALKAGEIA, from the coding sequence ATGGACAAATACGCGGTTTTTGGAAATCCAATAAAACATTCGAAATCACCCGCAATACACGCACAATTTGCTGCATCATTAAACGAGCAAATACAATACAGCGCCATTTTAGCACCAACAGATGCATTTGAAAAAACTGTCGCTGAGTTTTTCGCTGCGGGTGGTAAAGGGGCTAATGTCACTTTGCCATTTAAAGAGCTGGCGTTTGCCATGGTCGATGAACTAACAGAGCAAGCGAAAATTGCCGGAGCCGTAAATACTATTAAACAGCTTGAAGATGGCAGCCTACTGGGTGATAACACCGATGGTGTAGGACTTGTTAAAGATCTTTTAGCTAATAATGTCACCTTAAAAGGTCAGCGGGTACTTCTTATTGGCGCCGGTGGTGCAGCGCGAGGTGTCATTCAGCCATTATTGAATGAGCATATCGAAAGCTTAACAATAGCCAACCGTACCGCCGAAAAAGCAAAGGCGCTAGCGAGTCATTTTAATGGTGAAATAGATGTACAGGGCTTTGCTTTAAATGATATCCCAGCAAACAACTATGATGTGGTGATTAATTCAACCTCAAGTAGTGTAACGGGAGACTTGCCAGGTATAGCAGAAGAGTGCGTTGCTAAGTGTCAGTGCGCTTACGATATGTTTTACGCTAATGACGATACCGCATTTATTAGTTGGGTTAAGTCGATTAACACAACATGTTTAACACTCGATGGTTGTGGCATGCTAGTTGGCCAAGCAGCACAAGCTTATTTTGTATGGCGCAATAAAATGCCAGAAATTATTCCCGTTGTTACCGCGCTTAAAGCAGGAGAAATTGCGTGA
- a CDS encoding DUF1488 domain-containing protein: protein MNQAIQFIDRLEFKPEEKLLVFFAQVSGLMVECVIDTSKYDFADQSSAVNYFESYRFDYEELAEQLIEDEQYNSAGQIELTEVF, encoded by the coding sequence GTGAATCAAGCTATTCAATTTATAGACAGACTCGAATTTAAGCCTGAAGAAAAGCTGTTGGTATTCTTCGCACAAGTAAGTGGCTTGATGGTGGAGTGTGTTATTGATACCAGCAAGTATGATTTTGCTGATCAAAGCAGTGCGGTTAATTACTTTGAATCTTATCGTTTCGATTACGAAGAGCTCGCCGAGCAACTGATCGAAGATGAGCAGTATAACTCGGCAGGACAAATCGAATTAACCGAAGTATTTTAG
- a CDS encoding gamma carbonic anhydrase family protein → MTIRSYKGITPTYDNSVYIDESSVLVGDITLGKDSSVWPLVAARGDVNYIRIGERTNIQDGSVLHLTRASKSNPDGYPLIIGDDVTVGHKVMLHGCQLGNRILVGMGAIVMDNAIVDDDVIIGGGSLVPPNKRLESGYLYVGSPVKQARPLTEQERAFLKISADNYVQLKNEYLAED, encoded by the coding sequence ATGACTATCCGTTCTTATAAAGGGATCACTCCGACATACGATAATAGTGTTTATATTGATGAGTCATCGGTTTTAGTCGGTGATATTACGCTTGGTAAAGATTCAAGTGTATGGCCTCTTGTTGCTGCGCGAGGTGATGTTAACTATATACGCATTGGTGAACGTACGAACATTCAAGACGGCAGTGTTTTACATTTAACTCGTGCCTCTAAGTCAAACCCCGATGGCTACCCTCTTATTATTGGTGATGATGTCACTGTTGGTCATAAAGTTATGCTACACGGCTGCCAACTTGGTAATCGTATACTTGTTGGTATGGGCGCAATTGTGATGGACAACGCAATTGTTGATGATGATGTGATCATTGGGGGCGGTTCACTGGTACCACCTAACAAGCGTTTAGAGTCAGGTTACCTCTATGTAGGTAGTCCTGTTAAACAGGCTCGCCCTTTAACAGAGCAAGAGCGCGCCTTTTTAAAAATCTCTGCTGATAATTATGTTCAGCTTAAAAATGAATACTTAGCTGAAGACTAA
- a CDS encoding CHAD domain-containing protein — protein MSQIKAWKLISLFCLVSLLMGCESKEEQLKQTIQQSIEKAEVELNQLGKALDNGSLRNATILKQYGKVLAEQQPQLSELARVISLDATREGAIYSGLTQRLADVKSTYLIPPYEDTLHQLDLIRDAAKPSLFQDALTDPINMLADMSQGSLARVGAISEAAEGESVGNQLVGNPNYGQWQTNSSGTSFWVWYGMYRMLGDVFDRVEYGRWSRHRKYSYYNDYGRYRYSSPKQIKAQQTVETRTRQSYQRQGKQFTSPYAKKRSGASGLSRSSYTPPRTRSSYASSSSYSRSSGSLRNSSSRTSRGISRGK, from the coding sequence ATGTCTCAAATAAAAGCTTGGAAACTTATTAGCCTGTTTTGTTTGGTAAGCTTGCTTATGGGCTGTGAGTCGAAAGAAGAGCAGCTGAAACAAACAATACAACAATCCATAGAAAAAGCTGAAGTTGAATTGAATCAACTTGGTAAAGCGCTTGATAATGGCTCTTTGCGTAATGCGACGATACTTAAACAATACGGCAAGGTGCTTGCTGAGCAGCAACCGCAACTTTCTGAGCTTGCCCGTGTAATTAGTCTTGATGCCACTCGTGAAGGGGCTATTTATTCAGGTCTTACACAACGCTTAGCAGATGTGAAGTCTACTTATCTAATACCCCCTTATGAAGATACTCTTCATCAACTTGATCTCATTCGTGATGCTGCCAAGCCATCGCTATTTCAAGATGCGCTTACTGATCCTATCAATATGCTTGCTGATATGTCGCAGGGGTCACTGGCGCGTGTTGGCGCAATTAGTGAGGCCGCTGAAGGTGAAAGTGTTGGCAACCAATTAGTTGGTAACCCTAACTATGGACAATGGCAAACGAATAGTAGCGGTACCAGCTTTTGGGTTTGGTACGGTATGTATCGCATGTTGGGTGATGTATTCGACCGAGTTGAGTATGGTCGCTGGAGCCGTCACAGAAAGTACAGCTATTACAATGACTATGGCCGTTATCGTTATTCGAGCCCAAAACAGATTAAAGCACAACAAACGGTAGAGACACGTACACGTCAGTCTTATCAACGCCAAGGTAAACAATTCACTAGTCCGTATGCCAAGAAGCGTAGTGGCGCATCTGGATTAAGCCGTAGCAGCTATACGCCGCCACGCACACGTAGTAGCTATGCTTCTAGCAGTAGTTACAGTAGAAGCTCTGGGTCATTACGTAACAGCTCGAGCAGAACATCACGTGGCATTAGCCGCGGTAAGTAG
- a CDS encoding DUF350 domain-containing protein — protein MYEFNGITTWSLQALAIDFAIIIALFVSLKFIKGWVSNLHANDEITERDNFAFGISFAAGLVALAIVLSGVSSGAFAPTLQQEALQMLGYGVMAIVLIKLGHFFQDKVALRKVSLHDEIVKGNATAALIDFGHVVSVAIVIRSALFWVATEGWHGIPIVIAAFAIGSIAMLLISQYRVQLFKRTNRSGDCLQQAVIDGNLAVGIRYAGFLVGSALALTAASGIAPYAADNIVASLGYWALSAAVSLVAFILLHLVTIKIILSGCDISDEVNRQKNVGVAAISAAISFAIGSTMATLLGA, from the coding sequence ATGTATGAATTTAATGGAATAACAACTTGGTCGTTGCAAGCTTTAGCAATCGACTTTGCAATCATTATCGCTTTATTTGTCAGCCTAAAATTTATCAAAGGCTGGGTATCTAATTTACACGCTAATGATGAAATAACTGAGCGTGACAATTTTGCTTTTGGTATTAGTTTTGCGGCTGGGCTTGTGGCACTTGCTATTGTTTTAAGTGGCGTGAGCAGCGGCGCATTTGCACCGACTTTACAACAAGAAGCATTACAAATGCTAGGTTATGGTGTGATGGCGATTGTGCTTATCAAGCTAGGTCACTTCTTCCAAGACAAGGTAGCGCTTCGTAAAGTAAGCCTGCATGACGAAATTGTAAAAGGTAATGCGACTGCTGCATTGATTGATTTTGGCCATGTGGTGAGTGTGGCTATTGTTATTCGCTCAGCTTTATTTTGGGTGGCAACGGAAGGCTGGCATGGTATTCCAATTGTGATCGCAGCTTTTGCCATTGGCAGTATTGCGATGCTTCTGATCAGTCAATATCGAGTGCAGTTATTCAAGCGTACTAATCGCAGTGGTGATTGCTTACAGCAAGCGGTTATTGACGGTAACTTAGCAGTAGGTATTCGTTATGCTGGCTTTTTAGTGGGTAGTGCATTGGCATTAACGGCTGCATCAGGTATTGCTCCTTATGCGGCTGACAACATTGTAGCTAGTTTAGGTTACTGGGCATTAAGTGCTGCAGTGAGTTTAGTCGCCTTCATTTTACTACACTTAGTGACTATCAAAATCATCCTATCTGGTTGTGATATTTCAGATGAAGTGAACCGCCAGAAGAACGTGGGTGTAGCTGCTATCTCTGCAGCAATCTCATTTGCGATTGGTTCGACTATGGCAACCTTGTTAGGTGCCTAA
- a CDS encoding polyamine aminopropyltransferase, translated as MAVLAGCGLIYEYLLSHYAGRVLGSVESAIYAMIGTMIVAMGIGAFLARWFKDAFTAFAWLESIIALVGMGCILAIASVIAVSYSLPHIFSEIFNLPADTVLNGYVFEKLQEWSRFLPYVFGLLLGLLIGMEIPLIARIRQQVYGRFLENNAGTIYGADYIGAGVGAAIWVSIMLAMPIMQAAAWTALFNIIAGLVFLWRYHQHVRFAKLLLVCHVLLLVFFAFVLVLGTSWMKNLSNVLYKDKVIYSQATKYQHLVLTERLSRNQPNAITDLYLNGRLQFSSVDEQIYHSMLVYPAMLASNRHDRVLIIGGGDGLALRDVLKWPVEHVTLVDLDGQLLNLFGNDVGDYDAPEKIRTRLTALNKHSMSDPRADIRIADAFLEVEAMLAKGERFDTILIDLPDPNHPDLNKMYSDYFYNHVRQLLAPDGAVAVQSTSPYHAKKAFLSIAKTMKAAGFGYVEQYQQNIPSFGQWGWTIATTAGKSASQRIRETNELPVPSRWVSKEYLLASFVFPNHFFEQVNTIEVNRLGSGTLYDYYRQAWQVETELYKN; from the coding sequence ATGGCCGTACTCGCTGGGTGCGGCCTTATTTATGAATACTTGCTATCTCATTATGCCGGTCGTGTCTTAGGCTCAGTCGAGAGTGCCATTTATGCCATGATTGGTACCATGATTGTGGCTATGGGTATCGGTGCCTTTTTAGCGCGATGGTTTAAAGATGCGTTTACTGCTTTCGCGTGGCTAGAGAGTATTATTGCTTTGGTCGGCATGGGCTGTATTTTAGCGATAGCGAGTGTTATCGCTGTGAGTTATTCATTACCGCATATCTTCTCTGAAATTTTCAACTTGCCTGCAGATACCGTACTTAACGGCTATGTATTTGAAAAGCTACAAGAGTGGTCTCGTTTTTTACCCTATGTGTTTGGTCTATTACTTGGGCTATTAATTGGTATGGAGATCCCGCTAATTGCGCGTATTCGCCAGCAAGTCTATGGCCGCTTTTTAGAAAATAATGCGGGAACTATTTACGGGGCGGATTATATCGGTGCCGGTGTCGGTGCTGCGATTTGGGTGAGCATTATGCTCGCAATGCCAATTATGCAAGCAGCAGCTTGGACGGCGTTGTTTAATATTATTGCTGGTCTCGTGTTTTTATGGCGCTATCATCAACATGTTCGCTTCGCTAAGCTACTGTTAGTTTGCCATGTGCTGTTGTTGGTGTTTTTTGCATTTGTGCTCGTGCTTGGCACCAGTTGGATGAAAAATCTAAGCAATGTTTTATACAAAGATAAAGTTATCTACTCGCAAGCAACTAAGTATCAGCACCTAGTTTTAACTGAGCGTTTGAGCCGCAATCAGCCCAATGCAATTACCGATCTTTACCTCAATGGCCGTTTACAATTTTCAAGTGTGGATGAGCAAATTTATCATTCTATGCTTGTCTATCCTGCTATGTTGGCTTCAAATCGTCATGACCGCGTGTTGATCATCGGGGGTGGTGATGGGCTTGCACTTCGTGATGTTTTGAAGTGGCCAGTAGAGCATGTCACCTTGGTTGACTTAGATGGTCAGCTGTTAAACTTATTTGGTAATGATGTCGGCGACTATGATGCGCCAGAGAAAATCAGAACACGTTTAACAGCGCTAAATAAGCACTCTATGAGCGATCCTCGCGCTGATATTCGTATTGCAGATGCCTTTTTAGAAGTCGAAGCAATGCTTGCCAAAGGCGAGCGCTTTGACACCATTTTAATTGACCTACCAGACCCTAATCACCCAGATCTTAATAAGATGTACAGTGATTATTTTTATAATCATGTGCGTCAGTTGTTGGCACCTGATGGGGCTGTGGCCGTGCAATCAACATCGCCTTATCATGCGAAGAAAGCATTTTTAAGTATTGCTAAAACAATGAAAGCTGCTGGCTTTGGTTATGTTGAGCAATACCAACAAAATATTCCTTCGTTCGGTCAATGGGGTTGGACTATCGCAACCACCGCTGGTAAATCAGCAAGTCAGCGAATTCGCGAAACGAACGAATTACCGGTGCCATCTCGTTGGGTAAGTAAAGAATATTTACTGGCTTCTTTTGTGTTTCCGAATCATTTTTTTGAACAAGTAAACACGATTGAAGTCAATAGATTAGGTTCTGGAACCTTATATGATTATTACCGCCAAGCGTGGCAAGTTGAAACCGAATTGTACAAAAATTGA
- a CDS encoding YjfI family protein, translated as MELNELSIKLASFETEGVSFESFLIANEGEQDVLQVIVDGNDELPIFVTQTEEQLLCISYLFAENEVQADMRNELNETLLRLNVPIPLSAFAKIDDKYAIFGALSVNSSFDDITHELVTLADNAIDALEAVTIYLND; from the coding sequence ATGGAATTAAATGAACTATCAATCAAACTGGCTTCTTTTGAAACAGAAGGTGTGAGCTTTGAGTCTTTCTTGATTGCCAACGAAGGTGAACAAGATGTGTTACAAGTTATCGTCGATGGGAATGATGAGTTACCTATCTTTGTTACTCAAACAGAAGAGCAATTACTGTGTATTAGCTACCTGTTTGCTGAAAACGAAGTACAAGCAGATATGCGTAATGAGTTAAACGAAACGTTACTACGTTTAAATGTGCCAATTCCATTAAGCGCATTTGCAAAAATTGATGATAAATACGCTATTTTTGGCGCGCTATCGGTTAATTCATCGTTTGATGATATTACCCATGAGTTGGTAACACTGGCTGACAATGCGATTGATGCACTTGAAGCCGTGACCATTTATTTAAACGATTAA